The following coding sequences lie in one Cyanobacterium stanieri LEGE 03274 genomic window:
- a CDS encoding HD domain-containing protein: protein MIIWNPEKYLQAWNFVSFAHKTQKMPGSDIPYLNHLGAVAMEAMTTICYGKVIYPDLLIQCAVLHDVIEDTGFGYQDLKKEFGIDVADGVLALTKNTNLPSKQAQMEDSLMRILQQPPEIWMVKMCDRTTNLQVPPKHWDQGKIRSYHQEAMLIWENLHQANEYLSQRLKQKIIDYQQYFQC, encoded by the coding sequence ATGATTATTTGGAATCCTGAAAAGTATTTACAGGCTTGGAATTTTGTTTCTTTTGCTCATAAAACGCAAAAAATGCCTGGTTCTGATATTCCGTACCTTAATCATCTTGGGGCAGTTGCCATGGAAGCTATGACGACTATTTGTTATGGTAAGGTCATTTATCCTGATTTATTGATTCAATGTGCGGTGCTACATGATGTGATTGAGGATACTGGCTTTGGTTATCAGGATCTCAAAAAAGAATTTGGCATTGATGTGGCTGATGGGGTTTTAGCATTAACTAAAAATACAAATTTGCCTTCTAAACAAGCCCAAATGGAAGATAGTCTGATGAGGATTCTTCAACAACCCCCAGAAATTTGGATGGTTAAAATGTGCGATCGCACCACAAATCTACAAGTACCGCCAAAACACTGGGATCAAGGAAAAATAAGGAGTTATCATCAAGAGGCGATGTTAATTTGGGAAAACCTCCACCAAGCCAACGAATATCTAAGTCAAAGACTCAAACAAAAAATCATTGACTATCAACAATATTTTCAATGTTAA
- a CDS encoding pentapeptide repeat-containing protein — translation MTTQAQHLKMLTSVQKWNLWRKANPNLLPELRGVDLSYRNLDGINFKGVNLREANLRGASLNNANCAGANFHRADLTKVTMKDAELHKASLSDANLYQAVFNGSDLSQATICNSNLTEAQMSGCYFIKTDLTDSKLNQADLRQSYFTEAVLVGTKFIEANLTQVDLSNVNAKSAQFTGANLTGVTIEDWIIDENTQMDSVFCDHFYPQLHEKIDLNSGNVNAFDSFVMNDKERDNLSQDEVVNSFPNSNVSGANGLNNIRQTDNYFEVAIKRSQEIWNTSHKPVNL, via the coding sequence ATGACTACTCAAGCACAACACCTAAAAATGTTAACCTCTGTTCAGAAATGGAACTTATGGCGCAAGGCCAATCCCAATCTTTTGCCAGAGTTAAGAGGGGTTGACTTGAGTTATCGTAACCTAGACGGTATCAACTTTAAAGGCGTAAACCTAAGGGAAGCAAATTTGAGGGGTGCAAGTTTAAACAACGCCAACTGTGCAGGGGCAAACTTCCACCGTGCAGATTTAACAAAAGTAACTATGAAAGATGCTGAACTTCACAAAGCATCATTAAGTGACGCTAATCTTTATCAAGCAGTATTCAACGGTAGTGATTTAAGTCAAGCTACCATTTGTAATTCTAATCTAACAGAGGCACAAATGTCTGGTTGTTATTTCATCAAAACTGATTTAACTGACTCTAAATTAAATCAAGCAGATTTACGTCAATCTTATTTTACCGAAGCTGTTTTAGTGGGTACAAAATTCATTGAAGCTAATTTAACTCAAGTTGATTTGAGCAACGTTAATGCTAAATCTGCCCAATTTACGGGGGCAAATTTAACAGGGGTAACCATTGAAGACTGGATTATTGATGAGAATACCCAAATGGATAGTGTTTTCTGTGATCATTTTTATCCTCAGTTACATGAAAAAATTGATCTAAATAGTGGCAATGTTAATGCTTTCGACTCTTTTGTAATGAATGATAAAGAAAGGGATAATCTTAGTCAAGATGAGGTTGTTAACTCTTTCCCTAACTCTAATGTTTCTGGGGCTAATGGCTTAAATAATATTAGACAAACTGATAATTATTTTGAGGTAGCCATTAAAAGATCTCAAGAAATTTGGAATACCTCCCATAAACCTGTTAATCTATAG
- a CDS encoding AI-2E family transporter, whose amino-acid sequence MNESRLKISLSSLAILISVILCLILLWHLRGLLVTLMIATVLAATLSPIVDYVERFLPRWLGVILAYLIIIAILVGGGLVIGPTVFTQLQRLIQKFPLYLEILGNTAENLVMRFGITEPRALELIDKLLDLQALISWGVRSSQKLLLSSLGVTKGIVGGVFNLILSILLSGYLLAGSDKLIKGFVRLFPSPWNQRIEAQFEPVTERMGKYIQGRILVSLVLGVAITIGLKILGINEFALGLGVIAGFTNLIPFFGPVLGSVPALIVAVAQGGWVFLWVLLLFLVIQNIETYVLDPLLVGSSVKVEPLYQLLAVLGGVQVLGIIGALIVPPWIAGAGVVLENLYIEPREKNDYLES is encoded by the coding sequence ATGAACGAATCAAGACTAAAAATATCCCTGAGTAGTCTTGCAATATTAATTTCTGTCATTCTATGTTTAATTCTACTTTGGCATTTAAGGGGGCTTCTGGTCACCCTAATGATTGCAACAGTTTTAGCCGCAACCCTTTCTCCTATTGTTGACTATGTAGAAAGGTTTTTACCCCGTTGGCTTGGAGTAATTCTTGCTTACTTAATCATTATCGCCATTTTAGTCGGAGGAGGATTAGTAATTGGCCCAACGGTATTCACTCAATTACAAAGATTGATACAAAAATTTCCTCTCTATCTTGAAATACTAGGTAATACCGCTGAAAATTTGGTAATGCGTTTTGGTATCACCGAACCTAGAGCCTTAGAACTGATTGACAAACTCCTTGATTTACAAGCCCTTATTTCTTGGGGGGTTAGATCTAGTCAAAAATTACTTTTAAGCTCATTGGGAGTTACTAAGGGTATCGTTGGAGGGGTTTTTAACCTCATCCTCTCTATTTTATTATCGGGTTATCTTTTGGCCGGTTCAGATAAACTGATCAAAGGATTTGTCAGACTTTTTCCTTCTCCATGGAATCAAAGAATAGAAGCTCAATTTGAACCAGTTACCGAAAGAATGGGTAAGTATATTCAAGGGAGAATTCTGGTGTCTTTGGTGCTAGGGGTTGCTATTACCATCGGTTTAAAAATTCTTGGCATTAATGAATTTGCCCTTGGTTTGGGGGTAATTGCTGGGTTTACTAATTTAATACCATTTTTTGGCCCTGTTTTGGGTTCAGTACCTGCCCTAATTGTTGCGGTGGCACAGGGGGGCTGGGTGTTTTTATGGGTGTTACTTTTATTTCTGGTGATTCAAAATATAGAAACTTATGTATTAGATCCTTTGTTGGTGGGTTCTAGCGTTAAGGTTGAGCCTTTATATCAGTTGTTGGCGGTGTTAGGAGGTGTGCAAGTGTTAGGCATTATTGGTGCTTTGATTGTACCTCCTTGGATTGCAGGGGCTGGGGTGGTTTTGGAAAACCTTTATATTGAGCCTAGGGAGAAGAATGATTATTTGGAATCCTGA
- a CDS encoding TerC family protein has translation MLDQVLHPSIDFGIETFFILVILIALEAVLSADNAIALASIAQGLSDEKEQKYALNVGLILAYVLRITLIVTATWVIQFWQFSVAGGLYLLWLVFRYYTNKNDDSEGVSSLNFKGLWQAIPMIAVTDLAFSLDSVTTAIAVAEDIWLIIAGGTIGVIALRFLAQLFIRWIEEYTHLEEAGFITVGLVGLRLIIKVAQPNLVPPEWLMIVTIIGIFAWGFSTKNQMTEESQEG, from the coding sequence ATGTTAGACCAAGTTTTACATCCCTCCATTGATTTCGGCATCGAAACTTTTTTCATATTAGTTATATTAATTGCCCTAGAAGCGGTTTTATCCGCCGATAATGCCATCGCCCTAGCCTCCATTGCTCAAGGGTTAAGTGATGAAAAAGAACAGAAATATGCCCTTAATGTCGGCTTGATATTAGCTTATGTTTTGCGGATTACCCTCATTGTTACAGCCACATGGGTGATTCAATTTTGGCAATTTTCCGTAGCGGGTGGGTTATACTTGTTGTGGCTTGTTTTTCGTTACTACACCAATAAAAATGATGACTCCGAGGGGGTTTCTAGTCTGAATTTTAAAGGGCTTTGGCAAGCTATTCCTATGATAGCCGTTACGGACTTAGCTTTTTCCTTAGATAGTGTGACAACGGCGATCGCAGTGGCTGAAGATATATGGTTAATTATAGCAGGGGGAACAATCGGAGTTATTGCCCTTCGTTTCCTTGCTCAACTGTTTATCCGTTGGATAGAAGAATATACTCACCTAGAAGAAGCCGGATTTATTACCGTCGGTTTAGTAGGACTAAGACTAATTATTAAAGTAGCACAACCAAACTTAGTACCCCCAGAATGGTTAATGATAGTAACTATCATTGGTATCTTTGCTTGGGGCTTCTCCACAAAAAATCAAATGACAGAAGAAAGCCAAGAAGGTTGA
- the truB gene encoding tRNA pseudouridine(55) synthase TruB, with protein sequence MMGFINLHKPKGFSSHDCVAKVRRILHTKKVGHGGTLDPLATGVLPMAVGKATRLLQFLPTKKAYRARIRFGVVTTTDDLEGEIIRQDKCPDLKLENVANFIPHFVGNIVQIPPIYSAIKQGGKKLYELARQGKDVEIIPRNVEIFEINIINWDSGDYPELDVEIVCGAGTYIRAIARDLGERVGTGATLAKLERTLSCNLEIKNSVTLEVLEKEKKDDKLFLIKPDLLLENLPTINLNDNESMRWQQGQKLKFNQENNHDYYRTYNHEQKFLGISTIKQGEEGLIIKPKIVIINPNET encoded by the coding sequence ATGATGGGATTTATTAACCTCCACAAACCTAAGGGGTTTTCATCCCATGATTGTGTTGCTAAGGTAAGGAGAATATTACATACGAAAAAAGTTGGTCATGGTGGTACATTAGATCCCCTCGCTACGGGAGTATTGCCTATGGCGGTGGGTAAAGCGACTCGCCTACTGCAGTTTTTACCTACTAAAAAAGCCTATCGGGCTAGAATAAGATTTGGAGTAGTTACCACCACAGATGATTTAGAGGGAGAGATAATTAGACAGGATAAATGTCCTGATTTAAAGTTAGAAAATGTTGCTAATTTTATTCCTCATTTTGTTGGTAACATAGTACAAATTCCCCCCATATATAGTGCCATAAAACAGGGTGGAAAAAAATTATATGAATTAGCAAGGCAGGGAAAAGATGTAGAAATTATCCCTAGAAATGTAGAAATATTTGAGATAAATATTATTAACTGGGACTCAGGAGATTACCCAGAATTAGATGTAGAGATTGTTTGTGGGGCAGGTACTTACATAAGGGCGATCGCCCGTGACCTTGGGGAAAGAGTAGGTACAGGGGCAACCTTAGCAAAGTTAGAAAGAACATTAAGCTGTAACTTAGAAATAAAAAATAGTGTAACCTTAGAGGTTTTAGAAAAAGAAAAAAAAGATGATAAACTATTTTTAATTAAACCTGATTTACTATTAGAAAATTTACCGACTATTAACTTAAATGATAATGAAAGTATGAGATGGCAACAGGGACAAAAATTAAAATTTAATCAAGAAAATAACCATGACTATTATCGCACCTATAACCATGAACAAAAATTTTTAGGTATTAGTACCATAAAACAAGGAGAAGAAGGATTAATAATCAAACCAAAAATAGTGATAATTAACCCCAACGAAACTTAA
- a CDS encoding c-type cytochrome has product MNNQILETKINRPEVRNVIITVSGVVMLTMVIFLSFWLLPSKNPYVQEVLSYQGNGERGEAIFNVNCAGCHGIQGVGNVGPTLTNVSKRKSEESIINQVISGKTPPMPKFQPSAEDMADLLAYLRDLN; this is encoded by the coding sequence GTGAACAACCAGATATTAGAAACAAAAATTAATAGACCAGAAGTCAGAAACGTAATCATAACCGTTTCTGGCGTTGTTATGTTAACGATGGTAATATTTCTCTCATTTTGGTTGCTACCGTCTAAAAATCCTTATGTGCAAGAAGTATTATCTTATCAGGGTAATGGGGAAAGGGGGGAGGCTATTTTTAATGTTAATTGTGCTGGTTGTCATGGAATACAGGGGGTGGGAAATGTGGGGCCAACTTTAACGAATGTTTCTAAGCGTAAGTCGGAGGAAAGTATTATTAATCAGGTAATTAGCGGTAAAACTCCTCCGATGCCTAAGTTTCAGCCTTCGGCGGAAGATATGGCAGATTTATTGGCTTATTTACGGGATTTAAATTAA
- a CDS encoding glycosyltransferase family 4 protein: MHKLLFMSTPVGALSSGIGGGVELTLYNLIQEMQKRGYDITTIAPKNSYFANAKIIEIEGSVHIPAQTQTRDIPTVMPKNSVLGNMWEYARKVQSEYDLIVNFAFDWLPFYLTPFFSTPIAQFISMGSLSDSLDEMMDKIAQQYPHNFGVYTKSQANTFPFSQLCEILGSGLDLSLYQYSEKCEQKLAWLGRIAPEKALEDAVKACDITQVPLLIFGKIQDEQYWQNILTQYPDAPIDYRGFLSTQDLQEELRQCQGLLMTPRWIEAFGNVAIEALACGVPVIAYARGGPSEIVEDGKTGFLVTPDSVDGLVKAINQLSTINRYDCRLVVEKEYSLEVWGDRFEAWFKKIVKTN, from the coding sequence ATGCACAAACTATTATTCATGTCAACCCCCGTCGGTGCTTTAAGTTCAGGTATTGGAGGCGGAGTAGAATTAACCCTATATAACCTGATCCAAGAAATGCAAAAAAGAGGTTATGACATCACCACCATAGCCCCAAAAAACTCCTACTTTGCCAACGCCAAAATCATTGAAATTGAAGGTAGTGTGCATATTCCCGCCCAAACTCAAACTAGAGACATTCCCACGGTGATGCCCAAAAATTCAGTATTAGGTAATATGTGGGAATATGCCAGAAAAGTACAATCAGAATATGATTTGATTGTTAACTTTGCCTTCGATTGGCTTCCTTTTTATTTAACTCCTTTTTTCTCTACCCCCATTGCTCAATTTATCAGTATGGGTTCTTTATCAGATAGCCTTGATGAGATGATGGATAAAATCGCCCAACAATATCCCCATAATTTTGGAGTTTATACCAAGTCTCAGGCAAACACCTTTCCTTTTAGTCAGCTATGCGAAATCTTAGGCAGTGGTTTAGATTTATCCTTGTATCAATATAGTGAAAAATGTGAGCAAAAATTGGCATGGTTAGGAAGAATTGCACCAGAAAAGGCGCTCGAAGATGCTGTCAAGGCTTGTGATATTACCCAAGTTCCTTTATTAATTTTTGGTAAAATTCAAGATGAGCAATACTGGCAAAATATTCTTACTCAATATCCTGATGCACCCATCGATTATCGAGGTTTTTTATCCACTCAAGATTTACAGGAAGAATTAAGACAATGTCAGGGTTTGTTGATGACTCCCCGCTGGATTGAGGCTTTTGGTAATGTAGCTATTGAGGCTTTAGCTTGTGGTGTGCCTGTAATTGCTTATGCTAGGGGAGGGCCATCGGAAATTGTGGAAGATGGTAAGACGGGCTTTTTAGTAACCCCTGATAGTGTTGATGGTTTAGTGAAAGCTATTAATCAGTTATCTACCATTAATCGTTATGATTGTCGTTTGGTGGTGGAAAAGGAGTATTCTTTGGAGGTGTGGGGAGATAGGTTTGAGGCTTGGTTTAAAAAGATAGTTAAGACTAATTAG
- the miaB gene encoding tRNA (N6-isopentenyl adenosine(37)-C2)-methylthiotransferase MiaB: MTNSNRRYNITTFGCQMNKADSERMAGILETMGYDFTEDPNDASIIVYNTCSIRDNAEQKVYSYLGKQAKRKHKEGDLTLVVAGCVAQQEGEQLLRRVPEIDLIMGPQHANRLDSLLDQVFAGNQIVATEPVHIFEDITKPRRESSVSAWVNIIYGCNERCSYCVVPNTRGVEQSRTPEAIKGEIEELARQGYKEITLLGQNIDAYGRDLPGTTETGRHKHTLTDLLYFIHDVEGIERIRFATSHPRYFTERLIKACHELPKVCEHFHIPFQSGDNEVLKAMKRGYTHERYRDIINKIRGYMPHAAISADAIVGFPGETEEQFENTLRLVEDIGFDQLNTAAYSPRPQTPAAEWENQLSEEVKGDRLARLNHLVSVKAAERSQRYLGNIEQVLVEDVNPKDATQVVGRTDGNRLTFFAGDINELKGKIVPVKITQVRAFSLTGEALTLVEA; this comes from the coding sequence ATGACCAATAGCAATCGTCGATATAATATCACTACCTTCGGCTGTCAGATGAATAAAGCAGACTCCGAGCGCATGGCAGGAATATTAGAAACCATGGGCTATGATTTCACCGAAGATCCTAACGATGCTAGTATTATTGTTTATAACACCTGTAGCATTAGGGATAATGCCGAACAGAAGGTTTACTCTTATTTAGGTAAACAGGCCAAAAGAAAGCACAAAGAGGGGGATTTAACCCTTGTGGTGGCTGGTTGTGTGGCACAACAGGAGGGAGAACAACTTTTAAGACGTGTACCTGAAATTGACCTGATTATGGGGCCTCAACACGCCAATCGCCTTGATAGTTTGTTGGATCAAGTTTTTGCGGGAAATCAGATTGTTGCCACTGAGCCTGTACATATTTTTGAGGATATTACTAAACCTCGTCGGGAAAGTAGTGTTTCGGCTTGGGTTAATATTATCTATGGTTGCAATGAAAGGTGCAGTTATTGTGTAGTGCCTAATACTCGTGGGGTAGAACAGTCTCGCACCCCTGAAGCTATTAAGGGGGAAATTGAGGAGTTAGCCCGTCAAGGGTACAAGGAAATAACTTTACTTGGTCAAAATATTGATGCCTATGGTCGTGATTTACCAGGTACTACGGAAACAGGGAGACATAAGCATACTTTAACGGATTTACTTTATTTTATCCATGATGTGGAAGGTATTGAGCGCATCCGCTTTGCCACTTCTCACCCCCGTTATTTTACGGAGCGTTTAATCAAGGCTTGTCATGAGTTACCGAAGGTATGCGAACATTTCCATATTCCTTTCCAGTCGGGGGATAATGAGGTATTAAAGGCGATGAAGCGTGGTTATACCCATGAGCGTTATCGGGATATTATTAACAAGATTCGTGGTTATATGCCCCATGCGGCCATTAGTGCTGATGCTATTGTGGGTTTTCCTGGGGAAACGGAGGAGCAGTTTGAGAATACTTTAAGGTTAGTGGAGGATATTGGTTTTGATCAATTAAATACGGCGGCTTATTCTCCTCGTCCTCAAACCCCTGCAGCGGAGTGGGAAAATCAGCTTAGTGAGGAGGTTAAGGGCGATCGCCTCGCGCGCCTAAATCATTTAGTATCTGTTAAGGCGGCGGAACGTTCTCAAAGATATTTGGGTAATATTGAACAGGTATTGGTAGAGGATGTTAACCCCAAAGATGCTACTCAGGTGGTGGGTAGGACAGATGGTAATCGTCTTACTTTCTTTGCAGGGGATATAAATGAGTTGAAAGGGAAAATTGTCCCTGTGAAAATTACTCAGGTAAGGGCTTTTAGTCTCACTGGGGAGGCTCTTACTTTGGTGGAGGCTTAA
- a CDS encoding N-acetylmannosamine-6-phosphate 2-epimerase: MNILKSSLIVSCQAPSDSPLHQPEMIGAIALTSIMNGAKGVRIDSPSHIRAVRKLAPDIPIIGLWKQMGLNSSVYITPRYEDAVAVSEAGADIIAVDATLRPRPNGEQMPDIIARIKSNLDRLVMADIDTIESAIASSQAGADFIGTTLYGYTEDTNDKTPPNFDFLQELVTTIDKPIICEGGIKTPQQAKKALEIGAFAVVVGTAITGIDLQTREYVATING, translated from the coding sequence ATGAATATTTTAAAATCGAGTTTAATTGTTTCTTGTCAAGCCCCTAGTGATTCTCCTTTACATCAACCTGAGATGATAGGTGCGATCGCCCTTACATCTATTATGAATGGGGCAAAAGGAGTAAGAATCGATAGCCCAAGCCACATTCGGGCCGTGCGTAAACTAGCCCCTGATATTCCCATCATTGGTTTATGGAAACAAATGGGGCTTAACTCCTCAGTGTATATTACCCCTAGATATGAAGATGCGGTGGCAGTAAGTGAAGCGGGAGCGGATATAATTGCGGTGGATGCTACTTTGCGCCCTCGTCCTAACGGTGAACAAATGCCAGATATTATTGCTAGAATTAAGTCTAATTTAGATCGTTTAGTGATGGCTGATATTGATACCATCGAAAGTGCGATCGCCTCTAGCCAAGCAGGGGCAGACTTTATTGGTACAACCCTATACGGCTATACCGAAGATACCAACGATAAAACCCCTCCTAACTTCGACTTCCTCCAAGAATTAGTAACCACCATCGATAAACCAATTATTTGTGAAGGAGGCATAAAAACCCCCCAACAAGCAAAAAAAGCCCTCGAAATCGGAGCATTTGCCGTAGTAGTTGGCACAGCCATCACAGGAATAGACTTACAAACAAGAGAATATGTCGCCACCATCAATGGATAA
- a CDS encoding FIST signal transduction protein, whose translation MSQKIQWINALSVQSSLEKAIDEVVEKLQERLTGDPDLGILFISSAFASDYARLLPLLLDKFPLPFLIGCGGGGIVGMEDEEQPAEVESSPALSLTVACLPDVDLSLFHILPDDLPDSDSAPQEWWDMVGVSPEVKPDFILLSDPFSGATNELIEGLDYAYPAAIKVGGLASSSTMGVASGLFYRTPDEPQGCFATQGTIGLAMSGNIVVESIVAQGCRSIGKIYQVTKGERNVILELTDNQGNTDSPLNFLRELINDLDAGDQELAQHSLFIGIARDEFKLELNHGDFLIRNLMGVDPKYGAIAVGDRIRPGQRIRFHLRDGNASAEDLETLLDNYFDLKDEVPAVGGLMFSCMGRGEGLYGEPNFDSELFLDYFVDIPLSGFFCNGEIGPVGGSTFVHGYTSVFAIFSQPESNS comes from the coding sequence ATGTCACAAAAAATTCAATGGATTAATGCCCTCTCTGTTCAATCATCCCTCGAAAAAGCCATTGATGAGGTGGTGGAAAAATTACAAGAGCGTTTAACTGGCGATCCAGATTTAGGTATTTTATTCATCTCCTCTGCTTTTGCTAGTGATTATGCTCGGTTGTTGCCTTTATTGTTAGATAAGTTTCCCCTGCCTTTTTTAATTGGCTGTGGTGGGGGTGGCATCGTGGGCATGGAAGATGAGGAACAACCTGCGGAGGTGGAATCTAGTCCGGCTTTGAGTTTGACGGTGGCTTGTTTACCTGATGTGGACTTGAGCCTTTTTCATATTCTCCCTGATGATTTACCAGATTCTGATAGCGCCCCCCAAGAGTGGTGGGATATGGTGGGGGTATCTCCTGAGGTAAAACCTGATTTTATTTTGTTGTCAGATCCTTTTTCGGGGGCGACTAATGAGTTAATAGAGGGTTTAGACTATGCTTATCCGGCAGCTATTAAGGTGGGTGGTTTGGCTAGTTCTAGCACTATGGGGGTGGCCAGTGGTTTGTTTTATCGTACACCAGATGAACCTCAAGGGTGTTTTGCGACTCAAGGAACGATTGGTTTAGCTATGAGCGGTAATATTGTGGTCGAATCCATTGTGGCACAGGGATGCCGTTCCATCGGTAAGATTTATCAGGTGACCAAGGGAGAAAGAAATGTCATCTTAGAGTTAACGGATAATCAGGGTAATACGGATTCCCCCCTTAATTTTTTGCGAGAGTTGATTAATGATTTGGATGCGGGGGATCAGGAATTGGCTCAACATTCCCTTTTTATCGGTATTGCTAGGGATGAGTTTAAGTTGGAGTTGAACCATGGAGATTTTTTAATTCGTAATTTGATGGGGGTTGATCCTAAGTATGGGGCGATCGCAGTGGGCGATCGCATCAGGCCCGGACAAAGAATCCGTTTTCATCTCCGTGATGGTAATGCTTCGGCGGAAGATTTAGAAACCCTCTTAGACAATTACTTTGATCTTAAAGATGAAGTTCCTGCTGTGGGAGGGCTAATGTTTTCCTGCATGGGCAGAGGAGAGGGGTTGTATGGTGAACCTAATTTTGACTCGGAATTATTCCTTGATTATTTCGTAGATATTCCTTTATCTGGTTTCTTCTGCAATGGGGAAATTGGCCCTGTGGGTGGTTCAACTTTTGTCCATGGTTATACTTCTGTTTTTGCTATTTTCTCTCAACCAGAATCGAATAGTTAG